A window of the Brassica napus cultivar Da-Ae chromosome C5, Da-Ae, whole genome shotgun sequence genome harbors these coding sequences:
- the LOC106356287 gene encoding chaperone protein DnaJ-like gives MTTPRSPATDFFGISKTACKAYKSIVTKLHPLSSHRKTDSHSDNDSTIHQKYLEEKFAEEDDLIAARRGLRLQSMDDSSVFKRRSSLLSNSSSRRSHTPQARPTYLSSASSNRRSTFSRTTSRRDDGGGSSHGGVGRTHGLKSRPVSNNASPMTSPFTSPRGKDQTLGDLFGSAQGLTSTSPPSSTPSSPKTISKSRSKRDKDGRSGSTTSFSKSTSTRHQSKRDTGGSVGRSVSRRSTTPIVFSQSTQPKKPPAVEKKLECTLEELCHGGVKNIKVTRDIITDEGLIRKQEETLKVNIKPGWKKGTKITFEGVGNEKPGYLPEDITFVVEEKRHPLFKRRGDDLEIAVEIPLVKALTGCKLSVPLLSGESMSVSVGEVIFHGFEKAIKGQGLPNAKEEGKRGDLRITFLVNFPKKLSEEQRSIAYEVLKDCSWA, from the exons ATGACAACTCCACGATCGCCGGCGACAGATTTCTTCGGTATCTCCAAGACAGCATGCAAAGCATACAAATCAATCGTCACAAAACTGCACCCTCTCTCTTCTCATCGCAAAACCGACTCTCACTCCGACAACGATTCC ACGATCCACCAGAAATATCTAGAGGAGAAATTCGCGGAGGAGGATGATCTCATCGCTGCTCGGAGAGGTCTCCGGTTACAGAGCATGGACGATAGCTCCGTCTTCAAACGCCGTTCTTCTCTCCTATCTAACTCCAGCAGCCGCCGCAGCCACACGCCGCAAGCTCGTCCCACATACCTCTCCTCCGCCTCTTCCAACCGCCGTTCCACTTTCTCGAGAACCACCAGCCGCAGAGACGACGGCGGCGGCAGCAGCCACGGAGGCGTAGGGAGAACACACGGACTCAAATCACGCCCCGTTTCCAACAACGCGAGCCCGATGACGTCGCCTTTCACGAGCCCGAGAGGGAAAGATCAGACCTTGGGAGATTTGTTTGGCTCCGCGCAGGGACTAACGTCCACGTCCCCTCCGAGCTCTACCCCGTCTTCTCCGAAGACTATTTCGAAGAGCCGTAGCAAGAGAGATAAAGACGGGAGATCAGGGTCCACGACGTCGTTTTCGAAGAGCACGAGCACGAGACATCAGTCGAAGAGGGATACGGGTGGGTCAGTGGGGAGGAGCGTGAGCAGGAGGAGCACGACACCGATAGTTTTCTCTCAGTCGACGCAGCCGAAGAAGCCGCCGGCTGTGGAGAAAAAGCTCGAGTGTACGTTGGAAGAACTATGCCATGGTGGAGTCAAGAACATCAAGGTCACTAGGGACATCATCACCGATGAAGG GTTGATTAGGAAACAAGAAGAGACGTTGAAAGTGAACATCAAACCGGGATGGAAGAAAGGGACAAAGATCACATTCGAAGGAGTAGGTAACGAGAAACCAGGCTACCTCCCTGAAGATATCACGTTCGTGGTCGAAGAAAAGAGACATCCTCTGTTCAAAAGACGTGGTGACGACTTAGAGATTGCGGTCGAGATTCCACTTGTAAAGGCTTTGACTGGATGCAAACTCTCGGTGCCGTTACTGAGTGGTGAGTCGATGTCGGTATCTGTAGGAGAAGTGATCTTTCATGGGTTTGAGAAGGCTATTAAAGGTCAAGGTTTGCCTAACGCTAAAGAAGAAGGTAAACGAGGTGACTTGAGGATCACGTTTTTAGTGAATTTTCCTAAGAAGTTGAGCGAAGAACAACGATCAATTGCCTATGAGGTCTTGAAAGATTGTTCTTGGGCTTAA